The following are encoded in a window of Penaeus vannamei isolate JL-2024 chromosome 35, ASM4276789v1, whole genome shotgun sequence genomic DNA:
- the LOC113830547 gene encoding bumetanide-sensitive sodium-(potassium)-chloride cotransporter isoform X4, translated as MSNDQTDTIELESGSRIQVASAMDSGDEGHLSPTTHSHSNSVYETRYQKSLRHYLTREALPKESHYRNLNSIVDGGNVRPTLDDLHNNTFREQQQSTGADPEAQATNLRGKVIKFGWIEGVLMRCLLNIWGVMLFLRVSWMVGQAGLVYSILIVVMANIVTTVTTLSMSAVATNGRIKGGGVYYMISRSLGPEFGGSIGLMFTLANSIAAATYIIGFCDSLKDLLKYYFNNAQIVDGGLNDTRIVGTITLVAVLALAIVGMDWVTRVQMGLLFLLIGSQIDFVIGFFMGPLTDLERSQGFVGLTSGVFAQNVASDFRLSDGVQYGFFGVFGVFFPAVTGIVAGANLSGDLKDPGSAIPKGTLLAIGITFVTYIVYPFMLAGSVIRDASGNVTIFLENLNSTDLLENPVFTNESCSKTGGAGACEFGLENSFQVMELVSAWGPLIYAGCFAATLSSAIASLVGAPRVLQALAKDKLYPGIYSFSRGYGANNDPVRGYILVFVISFVCIMIGDLNLVSTLLSNFFLAAYSLINFSCFHASLIKSPGWRPAFKYYNSWVSLVGGILCLMVMFLIDWITAFITFIIIIALYLFVAYRKPDVNWGSSTQAQTYVSALKSTLDLITVEEHVKNYRPQLLVLSGAPGTRPPLLDFAHTITKNISLLACGHVIQGPQTQRVRNSLSRRAYNWLSRHKIRAFYSIVEANNLEEGSRNLFQLVGLGKLRPNIVLLGYKSNWAKCDRLELRSYFNTLHEALDMYYGVAILRVPQGLDYSQVVEDEDTPVVMNGNETTGAAVAEEIKRNQSAGQLSQDGTGSEASTPPGSPQAERAGTAAVTSEPSGVEALKRRASLANLYRGPGGVELGKDVLNNITTFRRKQKKGTIDVWWLYDDGGLTLLLPYILTTRSQWSNCNLRVFALANRKDELDMEQRSMANLLAKFRIDYSDVIVIPDVAKKAAESSRMEFDQLIEDFKAKSNVEIDKENEGVVISEAELLGQREKTNRHVRLRELLLENSRDASLVVMTLPMPRKNSVSAPLYMAWLETLTRDMPPFLLIRGNQTSVLTFYS; from the exons CAAAGTACTGGTGCCGACCCAGAAGCACAAGCAACCAACCTTCGGGGCAAAGTCATCAAGTTTGGATGGATCGAAGGTGTACTG ATGAGATGTCTCCTCAACATTTGGGGTGTGATGCTTTTCTTGAGAGTCAGCTGGATGGTTGGCCAAGCTGGACTTG tTTATTCCATCTTAATTGTTGTTATGGCAAATATTGTCACAACAGTTACTACTCTCTCCATGTCAGCAGTTGCCACAAATGGTCGCATAAAAGGAG GTGGTGTTTATTACATGATCTCTCGTTCACTTGGTCCGGAGTTTGGAGGCTCCATTGGTCTTATGTTCACCCTGGCTAATTCCATTGCTGCGGCTACATACATCATTGGTTTCTGTGATTCCTTGAAG GATTTACTGAAGTACTACTTCAACAATGCTCAAATTGTGGACGGAGGTCTCAATGACACTCGTATTGTGGGCACCATCACACTTGTAGCAGTATTGGCATTGGCTATCGTTGGCATGGACTGGGTGACAAGA GTACAAATGGGTCTACTGTTCCTGCTCATTGGATCTCAgattgattttgttattggcTTCTTTATGGGCCCTCTGACTGATTTGGAACGTTCCCAGGGATTTGTAGGCTTGACTT CTGGAGTATTTGCGCAGAACGTTGCATCAGACTTTAGGTTATCTGATGGAGTGCAATATGGATTTTTCGGTGTATTTGGTGTCTTCTTCCCAGCTGTAACAGGCATTGTCGCCGGAGCTAATCTTTCTGGTGATCTGAAG GATCCAGGGTCTGCAATTCCCAAGGGTACTCTACTTGCCATTGGAATTACATTTGTAACTTACATTGTGTATCCATTTATGCTTGCTGGATCAGTGATCCGTGATGCTTCAG GAAATGTGACCATATTTCTGGAAAACTTGAACTCTACGGACCTCTTAGAGAACCCAGTGTTCACAAATGAATCCTGCTCTAAAACTGGAGGTGCTGGTGCTTGTGAATTTGGCTTGGAGAATAGTTTCCAG GTCATGGAGTTGGTGTCTGCTTGGGGTCCCCTTATCTACGCTGGTTGTTTTGCTGCCACCCTCTCCTCAGCCATCGCTTCCTTGGTTGGCGCACCACGTGTTCTGCAGGCTTTGGCCAAGGATAAGCTTTACCCTGGCATCTACAGCTTCTCCAGGGGTTATGGAGCCAATAATGATCCAGTCCGAGGATACATTTTGGTGTTTGTGATTTCCTTTGTCTGTATCATGATCG GTGACTTGAATCTTGTCTCAACACTTCTGAGTAACTTCTTCTTGGCAGCTTACAGTCTCATCAACTTTTCTTGCTTCCATGCATCACTTATCAAGTCTCCTGGCTGGCGTCCTGCATTTAAG TATTATAACTCTTGGGTGAGTCTTGTCGGTGGCATCCTTTGCCTGATGGTCATGTTCTTGATTGATTGGATTACTGctttcatcaccttcattatcatcatcgccctgTACCTCTTCGTGGCTTACCGTAAACCTG ATGTCAACTGGGGATCGTCTACTCAAGCACAGACGTATGTATCAGCTCTGAAATCCACTCTTGATTTGATCACTGTTGAAGAGCATGTCAAGAACTACCGTCCTCAGCTTCTTGTTCTCTCAGGAGCTCCTGGCACAAGGCCGCCACTCTTGGACTTTGCGCATACCATTACAAAGAATATTTCTCTCCTTGCCTGTGGACATGTCATTCAG GGCCCACAGACACAACGAGTTCGTAATTCTCTAAGCAGGCGAGCATACAACTGGCTGTCTCGTCATAAGATTCGTGCTTTCTACTCCATTGTTGAGGCTAACAACCTTGAGGAAGGCTCCAGGAACTTGTTCCAG CTTGTTGGATTGGGAAAACTTCGTCCAAATATTGTTCTTCTTGGATACAAATCAAATTGGGCTAAGTGTGACCGTTTGGAACTTAGATCCTACTTCAATACCTTACA TGAAGCATTGGATATGTACTATGGAGTGGCTATCTTAAGAGTACCACAAGGACTGGATTATTCTCAAGTTGTCGAGGATGAAGATACACCCGTTGTTATGAATGGCAATGAAACCACTGGAGCAGCAGTCGCAGAGGAGATCAAACGTAATCAGTCTGCTGGTCAGTTGTCTCAAG ATGGTACTGGCAGCGAGGCCTCGACACCACCTGGCTCTCCACAGGCTGAACGTGCTGGTACTGCAGCAGTAACTTCCGAACCAAGTGGAGTGGAAGCTCTGAAGAGACGTGCTTCTCTAGCCAATCTGTACAGAGGTCCAGGAGGAGTTGAACTTGGCAAGGACGTTCTCAATAACATCACAACATTCAGACGAAAGCAAAAGAAG GGTACAATTGATGTATGGTGgctttatgatgatggtggtttgaCTCTCCTGCTGCCTTACATCCTCACAACAAGATCACAGTGGTCTAACTGCAACCTGCGTGTCTTTGCTTTGGCCAACCGTAAAGATGAACTTGACATGGAACAGAGAAG CATGGCAAACCTGCTGGCCAAGTTCCGTATTGACTACAGTGATGTGATTGTCATTCCTGATGTTGCCAAGAAGGCAGCTGAATCTTCTAGAATGGAGTTTGACCAGTTGATTGAAGACTTCAAAGCCAAGAGCAATGTTGAAATTGACAAGGAGAATGAAG GTGTTGTGATCAGTGAAGCAGAACTTCTTGGTCAGCGAGAGAAGACTAATCGCCATGTGCGCTTGCGTGAACTCCTCCTCGAGAACTCTAGAGATGCTTCTCTTGTCGTGAT GACCTTACCCATGCCCCGCAAGAACTCTGTTTCCGCACCATTGTACATGGCTTGGTTGGAAACACTGACTCGCGACATGCCACCGTTCCTCCTCATACGTGGCAACCAGACCTCAGTGCTTACCTTCTATTcttag